From the Roseibium salinum genome, one window contains:
- a CDS encoding DUF6362 family protein, which translates to MIPDTPEDIMNSLVEAVEVIAVTGKGDGPRAILTAWPEYRRQLARRRRVFQPAEISRAEEAITWFSLIEDADARRALQFEVMCKAGGGRFSRVCEKYGWKRSTVTSRNRAVLRRLAERVSNADG; encoded by the coding sequence TTGATTCCCGATACGCCGGAAGACATCATGAACAGCCTGGTCGAGGCCGTTGAAGTGATTGCAGTTACGGGCAAGGGCGACGGACCGCGCGCCATCCTGACCGCCTGGCCGGAATACCGGCGGCAGCTTGCCAGGCGACGGCGTGTGTTCCAGCCGGCCGAAATCAGCCGGGCGGAAGAGGCGATCACCTGGTTCTCGCTGATCGAGGATGCCGACGCCCGGCGGGCGCTGCAATTCGAGGTCATGTGCAAGGCCGGCGGCGGCCGGTTCAGCCGGGTCTGCGAGAAATACGGCTGGAAGCGCTCCACGGTGACGAGCCGCAACAGGGCGGTGCTGAGGCGGCTGGCGGAACGCGTTTCGAACGCTGACGGGTGA
- a CDS encoding LexA family protein, whose product MDEITQSAASRQLAELKDRTGLSIRAIAREMGYQNASSIQRYFSQDYSKPALPSDFVAKLLPVLVGRGERPVTREEVLALAPDSLTDLEAAGVPQRAATPLEIKGQVAAGLWMEAGLFETDATREATLAGDLRYPEKCQYLLQINGESLNRIARNGDFILCLDYLEAGIEIKSGDLVVVERSRDGGHTVERTAKRIVRRNDEIELRPESDDPRFQEPVIFNEHDEEATEVRIIAKILTVIRQID is encoded by the coding sequence ATGGACGAGATCACACAATCTGCCGCATCCCGGCAACTTGCGGAACTGAAGGACCGTACGGGCCTGTCGATCCGCGCGATCGCGCGGGAGATGGGTTATCAGAACGCTTCCTCCATCCAGCGCTACTTCAGCCAGGACTATTCCAAACCCGCCCTTCCGTCGGATTTCGTCGCCAAGCTGCTGCCGGTTCTGGTGGGCAGGGGTGAACGGCCCGTGACGCGGGAAGAGGTGCTGGCTTTGGCCCCGGACTCCCTCACCGACCTGGAAGCGGCCGGCGTTCCGCAACGCGCCGCCACGCCGCTGGAAATCAAGGGTCAGGTGGCTGCCGGCCTCTGGATGGAAGCCGGCCTGTTCGAGACGGATGCCACCCGGGAAGCCACGCTGGCGGGCGATCTGCGTTATCCGGAAAAGTGCCAATACCTGTTGCAGATCAATGGCGAAAGCCTCAATCGCATTGCCCGCAACGGAGACTTCATTCTCTGCCTCGACTATCTGGAAGCCGGCATCGAGATCAAGTCCGGCGACCTGGTGGTGGTCGAACGCTCCCGGGACGGCGGGCACACGGTCGAGCGCACGGCCAAGCGCATCGTCCGTCGCAACGATGAAATTGAACTGCGTCCGGAATCCGACGACCCGCGCTTTCAGGAACCGGTGATTTTCAACGAGCATGATGAAGAGGCAACCGAGGTGCGCATCATCGCCAAAATCCTCACGGTGATCCGCCAGATCGACTGA